The following proteins are encoded in a genomic region of Burkholderia diffusa:
- a CDS encoding universal stress protein, whose protein sequence is MSYKSIVVHLDSSARAHSRLEFALRLARRFGAHLTGLYAVYTPEPHSFYVMAGSADYFREHREQRDERRAALERLFHAETARAKVPAAWVHADDRANLAMPRAARLADLVIAGQSDPNDPETFIDDQFPENLVLSAGRPVLFVPYTGEFPSIGERVFVAWDGSREAARAAHDAIPFLEHAKRTTVAAVVDGDSEAATTRIPAADAALMLARHARDVNVLDIDAGTGSAVGDTLLSRAYETGSDLLVMGAYGHPRWRELVMGGATRTVLASMTLPVLMSH, encoded by the coding sequence ATGAGCTACAAGAGCATAGTCGTGCACCTCGATTCGAGCGCCCGCGCGCATTCGCGGCTCGAATTCGCGTTGCGTCTCGCCCGGCGCTTCGGTGCGCATCTGACCGGCCTGTATGCGGTCTACACACCGGAACCGCATTCGTTCTACGTGATGGCCGGGTCCGCCGATTACTTCCGCGAGCACCGCGAACAGCGCGACGAACGGCGCGCCGCGCTGGAGCGCCTGTTCCATGCGGAGACGGCCCGCGCGAAAGTGCCGGCCGCATGGGTGCATGCCGACGATCGCGCGAATCTGGCCATGCCGCGCGCCGCACGGCTTGCCGACCTCGTGATCGCGGGCCAGAGCGACCCGAACGATCCCGAAACCTTCATCGACGACCAGTTTCCGGAAAACCTCGTGTTGTCCGCCGGTCGCCCGGTGCTGTTCGTGCCGTACACCGGCGAGTTCCCGTCGATCGGCGAACGGGTGTTCGTCGCGTGGGACGGCAGCCGCGAAGCGGCCCGCGCCGCGCACGATGCGATTCCCTTTCTCGAACACGCGAAGCGCACGACCGTCGCCGCCGTGGTCGACGGCGACTCGGAAGCGGCGACCACGCGCATTCCGGCCGCCGATGCCGCGCTGATGCTCGCGCGTCACGCTCGCGACGTGAACGTGCTCGATATCGATGCCGGCACCGGCTCGGCGGTGGGCGACACGTTGCTGTCGCGCGCGTATGAAACGGGTTCCGACCTGCTCGTGATGGGCGCCTACGGTCATCCGCGCTGGCGCGAGCTGGTGATGGGCGGCGCGACGCGCACGGTGCTGGCGTCGATGACGCTGCCGGTGCTGATGTCGCACTGA
- a CDS encoding universal stress protein: MYSNILVALDGSDTSSRALDAALNLASETGARLTPVYVVDFLVPAYDMYGYDPSILIDAFREEGLRVTEDAAKRMKARDVAGTPQISNVAPAGEDVAQRIVGLAGEINADLIVMGTHGRRGFQRLFLGSVAERVLRQAKCPILMIPASCAAKASAEATAASTEKEPS; encoded by the coding sequence ATGTACTCGAACATTCTGGTTGCGCTCGACGGCAGCGATACGTCGTCCCGCGCACTCGACGCCGCGCTGAACCTCGCGTCGGAGACGGGTGCGCGGCTGACCCCGGTCTACGTCGTCGATTTCCTCGTGCCTGCCTACGACATGTACGGATACGATCCGTCGATCCTGATCGACGCATTCCGCGAGGAAGGGCTGCGCGTCACGGAAGATGCGGCGAAGCGCATGAAGGCGCGCGACGTGGCCGGCACGCCGCAGATCTCCAATGTCGCGCCGGCGGGTGAAGACGTCGCGCAACGCATCGTCGGTCTCGCCGGCGAGATCAACGCCGATCTGATCGTGATGGGCACGCACGGCCGGCGCGGTTTCCAGCGCCTCTTCCTCGGCAGCGTGGCCGAGCGCGTGCTGCGTCAGGCCAAGTGCCCGATCCTGATGATTCCGGCGAGTTGCGCCGCGAAGGCGTCTGCCGAGGCCACCGCGGCATCAACCGAAAAGGAGCCGTCATGA
- a CDS encoding zinc-dependent alcohol dehydrogenase family protein: MLAMMFDGTTPQLRESHVPDPSPAAGQLLIDVHACGVCRTDLHVVDGELARPKLPLIPGHEIVGTVRRLGEGVTGFAVSDRVGVPWLGSTCGHCAYCTSGRENLCDSPGFTGYTIDGGYAERVVADHRYCVHLPQRYADLEAAPLLCAGLIGYRTLRMAGDARRIGIYGFGAAAHLVAQVAHAEGRKVFALTKPGDTAAQRLALSLGAAWAGGSDEAPPEPLDAALIFAPVGALVPAALRAVDKGGIVVCGGIHMSDIPGFPYAWLWGERRIASVANLTRADAVEFMRIAAAMPLRVDAVRYALTDANRALDDLRGGRVSGAAVLAMRG; the protein is encoded by the coding sequence ATGCTTGCGATGATGTTTGACGGCACGACACCGCAGTTGCGCGAATCGCACGTGCCGGATCCGTCGCCCGCGGCGGGCCAGTTGCTGATCGACGTACACGCATGCGGCGTGTGCCGGACGGATCTTCACGTGGTCGACGGCGAGCTTGCACGCCCGAAGCTGCCGCTGATTCCGGGGCACGAAATCGTCGGCACGGTGCGCCGGCTGGGCGAAGGCGTGACGGGCTTCGCCGTGAGCGATCGGGTAGGCGTTCCGTGGCTGGGGTCGACCTGCGGGCATTGCGCGTATTGCACGTCCGGTCGCGAGAACTTGTGCGACAGCCCCGGTTTCACCGGCTATACGATCGACGGCGGCTATGCCGAACGCGTGGTTGCAGATCACCGCTATTGCGTGCATCTGCCGCAACGCTATGCCGATCTGGAGGCGGCGCCGCTTCTGTGCGCCGGCCTGATCGGTTATCGAACCTTGCGCATGGCGGGCGACGCGCGCCGCATCGGCATCTACGGTTTCGGTGCGGCGGCCCATCTCGTCGCGCAGGTCGCGCATGCCGAAGGCCGCAAGGTGTTCGCGCTGACGAAGCCCGGCGACACGGCGGCGCAGCGGCTCGCGCTGTCGCTGGGAGCCGCGTGGGCCGGCGGCAGCGACGAAGCGCCGCCGGAGCCGCTCGATGCCGCGCTGATTTTCGCGCCGGTGGGCGCCCTGGTGCCGGCCGCGCTGCGCGCGGTCGACAAAGGCGGGATCGTCGTGTGCGGCGGCATTCACATGAGCGACATCCCGGGCTTTCCGTACGCGTGGCTGTGGGGCGAGCGCCGCATCGCGTCGGTGGCCAACCTCACGCGCGCGGACGCGGTCGAATTCATGCGGATCGCCGCCGCGATGCCGCTGCGGGTCGACGCAGTGCGCTACGCGCTGACCGATGCGAACCGCGCGCTCGACGACTTGCGCGGCGGGCGCGTATCGGGCGCCGCCGTGCTTGCCATGCGCGGTTGA
- a CDS encoding LOG family protein — MSTPAKRAPAGTAKGDARRRPVRVATIAKGRGKRLRAKHDAAVRKNAIQPVSRRARRVTPSPSRTPADEDATLLQGSGMRGIRLQLDYWKAEERLQNERIGHAVVIYGSTRIVAPSVANARLDEANRLLAQRPHDASRRRAVAIASRLVEQSVYYRVAREFGRIVAHADRCTRTARLAIVTGGGPGIMEAANRGAYERGAPSIGFNIELPREQAPNPYITPDLCFRFHYFAIRKLHLLERAKAAVFFPGGYGTFDELFEVLTLLQTRKIAPLPVILVGEAYWRRAVDLAFLADEGMIDRRDLELFTYCESATAIWHAIGSWYARRRERAPASCKASSKSRAM; from the coding sequence ATGTCGACTCCCGCCAAACGCGCTCCCGCCGGCACGGCAAAAGGCGACGCACGCCGTCGTCCCGTTCGCGTTGCGACGATCGCGAAGGGGCGCGGCAAACGGCTACGCGCGAAGCACGATGCCGCCGTCCGCAAGAACGCCATCCAGCCCGTCTCGCGCCGCGCGCGGCGCGTCACCCCAAGCCCGAGCCGCACACCGGCCGACGAAGACGCAACCCTTCTGCAGGGCTCGGGCATGCGCGGCATCCGGCTGCAACTCGACTACTGGAAAGCCGAGGAGCGCCTGCAGAACGAACGGATCGGCCATGCGGTCGTGATCTACGGCAGCACGCGCATCGTCGCGCCGTCGGTCGCGAACGCGCGGCTGGACGAGGCGAATCGCCTGCTCGCCCAGCGTCCGCACGACGCGAGCCGGCGGCGCGCCGTCGCGATCGCCAGCCGGCTCGTCGAACAGAGTGTGTATTACCGCGTCGCGCGCGAGTTCGGGCGCATCGTCGCCCATGCCGACCGGTGCACGCGCACCGCGCGGCTCGCCATCGTCACCGGGGGCGGGCCCGGGATCATGGAGGCCGCCAATCGCGGCGCCTACGAGCGTGGCGCGCCGAGCATCGGCTTCAATATCGAACTGCCGCGCGAACAGGCGCCGAATCCGTACATCACGCCGGATCTCTGCTTCCGGTTTCACTATTTCGCGATCCGCAAGCTGCACCTGCTCGAGCGCGCGAAGGCGGCCGTCTTCTTCCCCGGCGGCTACGGCACATTCGACGAGCTGTTCGAGGTGCTGACCCTGCTGCAGACGCGCAAGATCGCGCCGCTGCCGGTCATCCTGGTCGGCGAGGCGTACTGGCGCCGCGCGGTCGACCTCGCGTTTCTCGCGGACGAAGGGATGATCGACCGGCGCGATCTGGAACTGTTCACGTATTGCGAATCCGCCACGGCGATCTGGCACGCGATCGGCAGCTGGTATGCGCGGCGTCGGGAACGCGCGCCGGCAAGCTGCAAGGCGTCGTCGAAGTCACGCGCCATGTAG
- a CDS encoding universal stress protein, translated as MYQRIFAALDGSRSARLALDEAIALARESGSLVIAMCVVSDAPRLADVDSGYIDQRDPAGLDADKAAIAVSDAEAAFQLSGVRGIAQTIDACGEDISDVLARAAAECDADLIVMGTHGRRGVRRALLGSVAESLVRIADRPVLVVREGPGACAGVL; from the coding sequence ATGTACCAAAGGATCTTTGCGGCACTCGACGGCAGCCGCAGTGCGCGGCTCGCGCTCGACGAGGCGATTGCGCTCGCCCGCGAGTCGGGCAGCCTGGTCATCGCCATGTGCGTGGTATCGGATGCGCCTCGGCTGGCCGACGTCGACAGCGGCTATATCGACCAGCGCGACCCGGCCGGACTGGACGCCGACAAGGCCGCGATCGCGGTCTCGGACGCGGAAGCCGCGTTCCAGCTGTCCGGCGTACGCGGCATCGCGCAAACGATCGACGCGTGCGGAGAGGACATATCGGACGTGCTGGCGCGAGCCGCGGCCGAATGCGATGCGGATCTGATCGTGATGGGCACGCATGGCCGGCGCGGCGTGCGCCGTGCATTGCTCGGCAGTGTTGCCGAATCGCTGGTGCGCATCGCGGACCGGCCGGTGCTGGTCGTACGGGAAGGGCCGGGCGCGTGTGCCGGCGTGCTGTGA
- a CDS encoding response regulator transcription factor, whose protein sequence is MIRVLIADDHALVRDGLRHILQNASGFEVVGEAQDSASTIALMRDTEASVLVLDLSMPGRNGVELIKQIKDEKPGLHILVLTMHAEQQYAVRAFRAGASGYMTKESASAELVAALTKIAAGGVYVSLTMAEQFAQSLNEPTDLLPHQRLSDREFDVFRRVTTGESISEIAQALCVSVKTVSTYKTRILEKMQLPNDTALVRYAMRHKLFEDPDEL, encoded by the coding sequence ATGATCAGGGTACTCATCGCCGACGACCACGCACTCGTCAGGGACGGTCTTCGGCACATTCTCCAGAACGCGAGCGGTTTCGAGGTCGTCGGCGAAGCGCAGGACAGTGCGTCGACCATCGCGCTCATGCGCGACACGGAGGCCAGCGTGCTGGTGCTCGACCTGTCGATGCCCGGCCGCAACGGCGTCGAACTCATCAAGCAGATCAAGGACGAGAAGCCGGGACTGCATATCCTCGTGCTGACGATGCATGCCGAACAGCAATATGCGGTGCGCGCATTCCGCGCGGGCGCCTCGGGCTACATGACCAAGGAAAGTGCCAGCGCCGAACTGGTCGCCGCATTGACCAAGATCGCGGCCGGCGGCGTCTACGTCAGCCTGACCATGGCCGAGCAGTTCGCGCAGAGCCTGAACGAGCCGACCGATCTCCTGCCGCATCAGCGCCTGTCCGACCGCGAGTTCGACGTCTTCCGGCGCGTCACCACCGGCGAGTCGATTTCCGAAATCGCGCAGGCGCTCTGCGTCAGCGTGAAGACCGTCAGCACGTACAAGACGCGGATCCTCGAAAAGATGCAGCTGCCGAACGACACGGCACTCGTGCGCTACGCGATGCGCCACAAGCTGTTCGAGGACCCGGACGAGCTCTGA
- a CDS encoding c-type cytochrome, which yields MSIIRAAALCVIALTAGMAAAQTTVPEPTELVNAQHCMFCHTPDMTFLGPSFHEIAERYRGDPRAAAELERKLRVGGRVHWGDTPMPSAIDRGGPLSADDAHRLVQWVLSQ from the coding sequence ATGAGCATCATCCGTGCCGCCGCCCTCTGCGTGATCGCCTTGACGGCCGGCATGGCCGCCGCGCAGACGACCGTGCCCGAGCCGACCGAACTCGTCAATGCGCAGCACTGCATGTTCTGTCATACGCCCGACATGACGTTCCTCGGACCATCGTTTCACGAGATCGCCGAACGCTATCGCGGCGATCCGCGTGCCGCCGCGGAGCTGGAACGCAAGCTGCGCGTCGGCGGCCGGGTGCACTGGGGCGACACGCCGATGCCGTCGGCCATCGATCGCGGCGGGCCGCTGTCTGCCGACGACGCGCATCGGCTCGTGCAATGGGTGCTGAGCCAGTGA
- a CDS encoding Acg family FMN-binding oxidoreductase — MISVPPLAASAHPDHQLRELLGYAVLAPSSHNSQPWRFLVNGATISVCADRVRALPVVDPFDRELIISCGAALLNLRVALDHAGLAHTIRTFPSEVDPDLLALVRVCDDGYSDVSLGTLFDAIPERVTTRAPFESTAVPDEVQHELIAAGVAEGADVACVDSIAHRARVAELVAEADRQQFADPRFRRELASWIDPRRHVDGMPAFAAGVPTLLDFAAPVATMAVRTFDLGNGLAALHHQLVGASPLIVCIATVRDDREAWLAAGQALERILLVATRAGYTASYLNQPIETAGLRAHLRHMLGLRGEPQLLLRVGRGPHTPHSPRRPLDEVVSFS, encoded by the coding sequence ATGATATCCGTTCCCCCGCTTGCCGCAAGCGCCCATCCCGACCATCAGTTGCGGGAGTTGCTGGGCTACGCGGTGCTGGCTCCGTCCAGCCACAACTCCCAGCCGTGGCGCTTCCTGGTCAACGGCGCGACGATTTCCGTATGCGCGGACCGCGTTCGCGCATTGCCCGTGGTCGATCCGTTCGATCGCGAACTGATCATCAGCTGCGGCGCCGCGTTGCTCAACCTGCGTGTCGCGCTCGATCATGCCGGGCTCGCCCACACGATCAGGACGTTTCCTTCCGAGGTCGACCCCGATCTGCTGGCGCTCGTCCGGGTCTGCGACGACGGCTATTCCGATGTATCCCTCGGCACGCTGTTCGATGCGATTCCGGAACGCGTCACGACGCGTGCGCCATTCGAATCGACCGCCGTGCCGGACGAAGTCCAGCATGAGTTGATCGCGGCCGGCGTCGCGGAAGGCGCCGACGTCGCGTGCGTCGACTCGATCGCGCATCGCGCACGCGTCGCCGAGCTGGTGGCGGAGGCCGACCGTCAGCAGTTCGCGGACCCGCGCTTCCGGCGCGAGTTGGCGAGCTGGATCGATCCGCGCCGGCACGTCGACGGCATGCCGGCGTTCGCTGCCGGCGTGCCGACGTTGCTGGATTTCGCCGCACCGGTCGCGACGATGGCGGTACGAACCTTCGATCTCGGCAACGGGCTGGCCGCGCTGCATCACCAGCTCGTCGGCGCATCGCCGTTGATCGTGTGCATCGCGACCGTGCGAGACGATCGCGAAGCGTGGCTCGCCGCCGGCCAGGCGCTCGAGCGCATCCTGCTCGTCGCGACGCGCGCCGGTTATACCGCGTCGTACCTGAACCAGCCGATCGAGACGGCCGGGTTGCGTGCCCACCTGCGCCACATGCTCGGGCTGCGCGGCGAGCCGCAGTTGCTGCTGCGCGTCGGACGCGGTCCGCATACGCCGCATTCGCCGCGCCGTCCGCTCGATGAAGTGGTCTCCTTCTCCTGA
- a CDS encoding universal stress protein, with translation MSYKTLLVHLDDSERCATRVDLALELAGRWNAHLIGLYVVCQDLFEPLRRPNEPLKLAVYERLCDQRRKEAEEKFLIAAERAGRSVEWQAPTGNSTEAAILHARHADLLVLGQENPDDRMTYVAPHFIEDVVMGSGRPALVVPYAGDVRTLGENVLIGWDGGREAARVMADALPLLARARFVNVETVARGQPDPDKTPAGVDVAAYLERHGVRASFSTTPRERSVSVGATLLNRVTDLHADLLVMGLYSHARMHERVLGGVTRTILETMTVPVLLSH, from the coding sequence ATGAGCTACAAGACCCTGCTCGTCCATCTCGACGACAGCGAGCGCTGTGCGACGCGCGTCGACCTCGCGCTCGAACTCGCGGGACGCTGGAACGCCCATCTGATCGGCCTCTACGTGGTCTGCCAGGACCTGTTCGAGCCGTTGCGGCGACCGAACGAACCGCTGAAACTGGCCGTCTACGAACGCCTGTGCGACCAGCGACGCAAGGAAGCAGAAGAGAAATTTCTGATCGCCGCCGAACGCGCCGGACGCAGCGTCGAATGGCAAGCGCCGACGGGCAACTCGACCGAGGCCGCGATCCTGCATGCGCGCCACGCCGATCTGCTGGTGCTCGGCCAGGAGAACCCCGACGACCGCATGACCTACGTGGCCCCCCATTTCATCGAGGATGTCGTGATGGGCAGCGGACGCCCGGCGCTCGTCGTGCCCTACGCGGGCGACGTGCGAACGCTCGGCGAGAACGTGCTGATCGGCTGGGATGGCGGGCGCGAAGCCGCCCGTGTGATGGCCGACGCACTGCCGCTGCTCGCCCGCGCACGCTTCGTCAACGTCGAGACGGTCGCCCGCGGGCAACCGGATCCGGACAAGACGCCGGCGGGCGTCGACGTCGCCGCGTATCTCGAACGGCACGGCGTTCGCGCGTCGTTCTCGACCACGCCGCGCGAACGGTCGGTGAGCGTGGGCGCGACGCTGCTGAACCGGGTGACCGATCTGCATGCGGATCTGCTGGTGATGGGCCTGTACAGCCATGCGCGCATGCACGAACGCGTGCTCGGCGGTGTCACTCGCACGATCCTCGAGACAATGACGGTGCCGGTCCTGCTGTCTCACTGA
- the fnr gene encoding fumarate/nitrate reduction transcriptional regulator Fnr, giving the protein MQSSAEVSTTMPLRPFIPLHPVEPADQPKRAASRCSTCSLRTVCLPPDLSPDDFARVDAMICTTRHVRRGETLFRAGDGFNSIYAVRTGSFKTIVMHRDGNEQITGFQIVGESLGLDGVHTGHHNGDAIALEDSTVCIIPFGQLEQMCREVRPMQHHVYQMMSGEIVRESSQMLLLGTMSAEQRVAAFLLNLSARFKARGYSAAEFVLRMTRDEIGEYLGMKLETVSRMLSKFQHKGLVAAQGKQIRIVDSDGLRQI; this is encoded by the coding sequence ATGCAGAGCAGTGCCGAAGTCTCGACGACCATGCCGTTACGCCCGTTCATCCCGCTGCATCCCGTCGAACCGGCGGATCAGCCCAAGCGCGCCGCGTCCCGCTGTTCGACGTGCTCATTGCGTACCGTCTGCCTGCCGCCCGATCTTTCGCCCGACGATTTCGCGCGCGTCGACGCGATGATCTGCACGACGCGACACGTCAGGCGCGGCGAAACGCTGTTTCGCGCGGGCGACGGATTCAACAGCATCTATGCGGTGAGAACCGGATCATTCAAGACCATCGTGATGCATCGCGACGGCAACGAGCAGATCACCGGCTTCCAGATCGTCGGCGAATCGCTCGGGCTCGACGGCGTGCACACCGGGCACCACAACGGCGACGCGATCGCGCTCGAGGACAGCACGGTCTGCATCATCCCGTTCGGCCAGCTCGAGCAGATGTGCCGCGAAGTGCGGCCGATGCAGCATCACGTGTATCAGATGATGAGCGGCGAGATCGTGCGCGAATCCTCCCAGATGCTCCTGCTTGGTACGATGAGCGCCGAGCAGCGGGTGGCCGCGTTCCTGCTGAATCTCTCCGCACGCTTCAAGGCGCGCGGTTACTCGGCTGCGGAATTCGTGCTGCGGATGACGCGCGACGAGATCGGCGAATATCTCGGGATGAAGCTCGAAACGGTCAGCCGCATGTTGTCGAAGTTCCAGCACAAGGGGCTCGTCGCGGCGCAGGGCAAGCAGATCCGGATCGTCGATTCGGACGGCCTGCGGCAGATCTGA
- a CDS encoding acetate/propionate family kinase has protein sequence MRTLALLVVNAGSSSVKFSIFAYPPHGDPVRRPLHDGEAVAAGNGVSIRFDADPDGSLPLVAGDPYRAVLAQVAMWIRVQLPHIALGAIAHRVVHGGARYVEPVVVDDDVLRALRTLTPLAPLHQPHSLDAIDALRDAFPDVPQIAVFDTAFHRTLPRVEQLLPLPHAWFDQGVRRYGFHGLSYEYLSVALAESFGERAHGRVIAAHLGSGASLCALRDCRSVATTMGFSALDGLMMSTRCGTLDPGVVLHLLDVGKLSGNALGHMLYHESGLKGVSGASGDPRVLLACEAAGDVPARDALALYVHRIVRETGALTALLGGLDMLVFTAGIGEHSAQLRERICASLGWLGIALDARANAAHAHVVSSASSAVTVVVEPTNEAWVAARAAVRVLRGNRDG, from the coding sequence ATGCGCACGCTCGCACTGCTCGTCGTCAACGCCGGTTCGTCGAGCGTCAAGTTCTCGATCTTCGCGTATCCGCCGCACGGCGATCCCGTGCGCCGGCCGTTGCACGACGGCGAGGCGGTCGCGGCCGGCAACGGCGTGTCGATCCGCTTCGATGCCGATCCGGACGGTTCGCTGCCGCTCGTCGCGGGCGATCCGTATCGCGCCGTGCTCGCGCAGGTCGCGATGTGGATTCGCGTGCAGTTGCCGCACATCGCGCTGGGCGCGATCGCGCACCGCGTCGTGCACGGCGGCGCACGATACGTGGAGCCGGTGGTCGTCGACGACGACGTGCTGCGCGCGCTGCGCACGCTGACGCCGCTGGCGCCGCTGCATCAGCCGCACAGCCTGGATGCGATCGACGCGCTGCGCGACGCGTTTCCGGACGTCCCGCAGATCGCCGTGTTCGACACGGCGTTTCATCGCACGCTGCCGCGCGTCGAGCAGCTGCTGCCGTTGCCGCACGCATGGTTCGACCAGGGTGTGCGCCGCTACGGGTTTCATGGCCTGTCATACGAATACCTGTCCGTCGCGCTCGCCGAATCGTTCGGCGAGCGTGCGCATGGCCGCGTGATCGCCGCCCATCTCGGCAGCGGCGCGAGCCTGTGCGCGCTGCGCGACTGCCGCAGCGTCGCGACGACCATGGGTTTCTCCGCGCTCGACGGATTGATGATGAGCACCCGCTGCGGGACGCTCGACCCTGGCGTCGTCCTGCACCTGCTCGACGTCGGCAAGCTGTCCGGCAACGCACTGGGACACATGCTGTATCACGAGTCGGGGCTCAAGGGCGTGTCGGGAGCGTCCGGCGATCCGCGCGTGCTGCTCGCGTGCGAGGCGGCCGGCGACGTGCCGGCACGCGACGCGCTGGCGCTGTACGTCCATCGCATCGTGCGCGAGACGGGCGCGCTGACCGCGCTGCTCGGCGGCCTCGACATGCTCGTCTTCACGGCCGGCATCGGCGAACACTCGGCTCAATTGCGCGAGCGGATCTGCGCGTCGCTCGGCTGGCTCGGCATCGCGCTCGACGCGCGTGCGAATGCCGCCCATGCGCATGTCGTGTCGTCCGCGTCGAGCGCGGTCACGGTGGTCGTCGAGCCGACCAACGAAGCATGGGTCGCGGCGCGCGCCGCGGTGCGCGTACTGCGCGGCAACCGCGACGGTTGA
- a CDS encoding PAS domain S-box protein gives MTSNSPPFRAGPASHRIRPARYAAMAALLTLALGLTATFAASRILQNEARHAAQARFEQTATLAKADLQRTLLGAAAVLRSARGFASNLPAPQSGAAWRRYLASLNLDGLQSPVRNLGRIEPSAAEDNQATRQALQRAAETGRVALAANAIQDSTDATIARTELTLYLPIYANAEDIASSVPRHATAIGYVFAALNADRLVDSSVLDRLHLEITADDPAAPVYSGGFGVGDSTAASDMLRRTDSLTFGGTPLSLRYSAPRADTAGVMMAVLLAGTVLSLTLAALVQQVVAKRGLAGTPAGGSQPTEARMMGIIRSSMEAIITVDENQTIVIFNPAAEQVFGVSAMEAVGAPLSRFIPERFRAAHARHVEQFGVTGVSERQMGRQRVLFGLRGDGTEFPIEASISQIRDGAGKLYTVMLRDVTERVRAENALKQSREELRDLSANLQNVREEEKTRIARELHDDLGQQLTALKMDLSAVELGLAGDVAPNTGTREQLGGMHRLIDSIVASVRRIAADLRPVMLDDLGLVPAIEWLANDFTRRYRITVERELPPVDTAFTGTGATTLFRIVQEALTNVARHSDATNVTLALKVEDGYCMLRIADNGHGAPEHAGTVQDRPSFGLIGIRERAHMLEGTVTIDNRPGEGFTITVALPLHAIQQGDVLS, from the coding sequence ATGACATCGAATTCGCCCCCTTTCAGGGCCGGGCCGGCGTCGCACCGGATCCGGCCCGCGCGATATGCAGCGATGGCCGCGCTGCTGACGCTGGCGCTTGGCCTGACTGCAACGTTTGCGGCATCCCGGATACTGCAGAACGAGGCACGGCACGCCGCCCAGGCGAGGTTCGAGCAAACCGCGACACTCGCGAAGGCCGACCTTCAGCGCACGCTCCTCGGCGCGGCAGCCGTATTGCGCAGCGCGCGCGGCTTCGCGTCGAACTTGCCCGCGCCGCAATCGGGAGCTGCGTGGCGCCGCTATCTCGCCAGTCTGAATCTGGACGGATTGCAGTCGCCAGTCCGCAATCTCGGGAGAATCGAGCCGAGCGCGGCGGAGGACAATCAGGCGACCCGGCAAGCGCTGCAGCGCGCGGCGGAAACCGGCAGGGTCGCGCTCGCCGCGAATGCGATCCAGGACAGCACCGATGCGACGATCGCCCGGACGGAGCTGACGCTGTACCTGCCGATTTATGCGAACGCTGAAGATATTGCTTCGTCCGTGCCGCGGCACGCGACGGCCATCGGGTACGTTTTTGCCGCGCTGAATGCGGATCGCCTCGTCGATTCGTCCGTTCTCGATCGGTTGCACCTGGAAATCACGGCCGACGACCCGGCCGCGCCGGTGTATTCCGGAGGCTTCGGCGTCGGGGACTCGACCGCCGCCAGCGACATGCTCCGGCGAACCGATTCCCTGACGTTCGGCGGCACGCCGCTCTCGCTGCGCTACAGCGCGCCGCGCGCCGATACGGCCGGCGTCATGATGGCGGTCCTGCTGGCCGGCACCGTGCTCTCGCTGACGCTGGCCGCGCTCGTGCAGCAGGTCGTCGCGAAGCGCGGGCTCGCCGGTACACCCGCCGGCGGCAGCCAACCCACCGAGGCGCGGATGATGGGCATCATCCGGTCGTCGATGGAGGCCATCATCACCGTCGACGAAAACCAGACGATCGTGATCTTCAACCCGGCCGCCGAACAGGTGTTCGGCGTCTCCGCGATGGAGGCGGTCGGCGCGCCCCTGTCCCGTTTCATCCCCGAGCGCTTCCGTGCCGCACACGCGCGACACGTCGAGCAGTTCGGTGTGACGGGCGTGTCGGAGCGTCAGATGGGGCGGCAACGCGTGCTGTTCGGCCTGCGCGGCGACGGCACCGAATTTCCGATCGAGGCGTCGATCTCGCAGATTCGCGACGGCGCCGGCAAGCTGTACACGGTCATGCTGCGCGACGTGACCGAGCGGGTGCGCGCGGAAAATGCCCTCAAGCAGTCGCGCGAGGAACTGCGCGACCTGTCCGCCAACCTGCAGAACGTGCGGGAAGAAGAGAAAACCCGCATCGCGCGCGAATTGCATGACGACCTCGGCCAGCAACTCACCGCGCTCAAGATGGACCTCTCGGCCGTCGAGCTGGGGCTTGCGGGTGATGTCGCCCCCAACACCGGCACGCGCGAGCAGTTGGGCGGCATGCATCGCCTGATCGATTCGATCGTTGCGTCGGTGCGGCGCATCGCGGCCGATCTGCGGCCGGTGATGCTCGACGACCTGGGCCTCGTCCCGGCGATCGAATGGCTTGCAAACGATTTCACGCGCCGCTACCGGATCACGGTCGAACGTGAGCTGCCGCCCGTCGATACCGCGTTCACCGGCACCGGCGCGACCACGCTGTTCCGCATCGTGCAGGAGGCGCTGACCAACGTCGCGCGACACTCGGATGCAACGAACGTGACGCTGGCATTGAAAGTGGAAGACGGATATTGCATGCTGCGCATCGCGGACAACGGTCACGGCGCGCCCGAGCACGCCGGCACCGTGCAGGACCGCCCGTCGTTCGGCCTGATCGGCATCCGTGAGCGCGCGCACATGCTCGAGGGTACGGTGACGATCGACAACCGGCCGGGAGAGGGATTCACGATCACCGTGGCGCTGCCGCTTCACGCCATCCAGCAAGGAGATGTGCTGTCATGA